A window from Bacillus thuringiensis encodes these proteins:
- a CDS encoding VirD4-like conjugal transfer protein, CD1115 family — translation MYSEKISIKYKLAEKEVLIPLSAFLFVGMFLIANFLLNLSLELIETTFSDLLHPKPFHMEVGFLFQMPIAEHPIYYMLVFLVVIGTIARTVYKLKSSFKNLNNHQKGSSRFTTVEELKKQYRAVPDREESFKGGGGVVISRLGDKVFIDDSPVNNLIIGTTRSGKGETFVFPTIDVYSRAEHKPSLIFNDPKGELFSASKETLEERGYHIEVLNLLTPLDSMSYNLLQLVKDAYKDGDYSTAQALCKTLSHTLYYNPTVKDPFWQQCAMSLCNAMILAVTDKCIAEGTEEKITMYAVANMLSELGSKEVIIDPEADPQNALDLYFEGLPADSVAKMQYATSNFSKGTTRGGIFTQTMNGLSIFTFDEIAKMTAENSVDLKRVGFGKTIKGKVAPRKRVEIVFPDGSKESIKADITGRFALDFKQVIQVGDTIQCNEKEDPQTKTSISITKIDEKTGHTEFKVVEEHEDMKITKVDYFNKPVAIFMITPDFDSSNHVIASIFVRQLYFILAKGASLARGGKCHREVIFCLDEFGNMPSIEGMANIITVCLGRNVRFNLVIQAYAQLKNKYGEDADTIDGNCGNTIYILTNDQETAEKVSKKLGNQTINLPSRSGKGLSTDKNKTEGLDQRPLLTANELMNFKEGESAVIRVIKRQDNNRKRIRPRPIYNTGETALKYRWEYLGVEFDTDKSILDIDIDSLHDDVNPKSLIVDFLGERKAEQIEKKTSEPEQVQEQEASSQIETPQPVEEPTMMGIDEEIPEEAFQQEDNPFDSLSIENWKEKTVNEFFESDLAVLKLVDKFFLAQLGKSLDEVENQEMGEFYSEFQMLAHNDHIDKSVYQAVENKINRILRDLEEKEQVTS, via the coding sequence CATTGAGTGCTTTTTTGTTTGTTGGAATGTTTTTGATCGCTAATTTTTTACTCAACTTATCTTTAGAGCTGATAGAAACAACATTTAGTGATTTATTACATCCTAAACCATTTCATATGGAGGTAGGATTTCTTTTTCAGATGCCAATTGCAGAACATCCAATTTACTACATGCTTGTTTTCCTTGTAGTGATTGGAACTATAGCGAGAACAGTGTACAAATTGAAATCTTCCTTTAAAAACTTAAATAATCATCAGAAAGGATCTAGTCGTTTTACAACAGTTGAAGAGTTGAAAAAGCAGTATAGAGCTGTACCGGATCGAGAGGAATCATTTAAAGGTGGCGGTGGTGTTGTTATCTCTCGATTAGGTGACAAGGTATTTATTGATGATAGTCCGGTAAATAATTTAATCATTGGTACAACACGCTCTGGTAAAGGGGAAACCTTTGTATTTCCTACAATTGATGTCTATTCTAGAGCGGAACATAAACCCTCCCTAATTTTTAATGATCCAAAAGGGGAGCTCTTCAGTGCATCGAAAGAAACGCTGGAAGAACGAGGCTATCACATTGAAGTTTTGAACCTGTTAACTCCACTTGATTCTATGAGTTATAACTTATTGCAGCTTGTTAAAGATGCCTATAAAGATGGAGATTATTCAACGGCACAGGCATTATGTAAGACGCTCTCACACACTTTGTATTACAACCCAACTGTAAAAGATCCTTTTTGGCAACAGTGCGCTATGAGCTTGTGTAACGCCATGATATTAGCCGTTACAGATAAATGTATTGCGGAGGGTACAGAAGAAAAAATCACAATGTATGCAGTTGCAAATATGTTATCAGAACTTGGTTCAAAAGAGGTAATCATAGATCCGGAAGCAGATCCACAAAATGCATTAGATTTATACTTTGAAGGTTTACCAGCGGATAGTGTTGCCAAGATGCAATATGCAACCTCAAACTTCTCGAAAGGAACGACACGAGGCGGAATTTTCACTCAAACAATGAACGGACTTTCTATTTTTACATTTGATGAAATTGCTAAAATGACAGCGGAAAACAGTGTGGATTTAAAACGTGTCGGTTTTGGAAAAACAATAAAAGGAAAAGTAGCACCTAGAAAACGAGTAGAAATTGTATTTCCAGATGGCTCAAAGGAGTCTATCAAGGCAGATATTACAGGACGTTTTGCATTAGATTTTAAGCAAGTAATACAAGTTGGAGATACCATTCAATGTAATGAAAAGGAAGATCCTCAAACGAAAACATCTATTTCTATTACAAAAATAGATGAAAAAACGGGTCATACAGAATTTAAAGTAGTAGAAGAACATGAAGATATGAAAATAACAAAAGTGGATTATTTCAATAAACCAGTTGCTATTTTTATGATTACGCCAGACTTTGATTCTTCGAACCATGTGATTGCTTCTATTTTTGTAAGGCAGCTTTATTTTATATTAGCAAAGGGTGCATCCCTCGCTCGTGGAGGAAAATGTCACCGTGAAGTGATTTTTTGCCTAGATGAGTTTGGAAATATGCCGAGTATTGAAGGAATGGCAAATATTATCACGGTTTGTCTTGGTAGAAATGTTCGCTTTAACCTTGTAATCCAGGCATATGCACAATTGAAAAATAAGTATGGTGAGGATGCAGATACGATTGATGGAAACTGTGGGAATACCATCTATATTCTAACTAACGATCAAGAAACCGCCGAAAAAGTGTCCAAAAAACTAGGGAATCAGACAATTAACCTACCTTCCCGAAGTGGAAAAGGTCTTTCTACTGATAAAAATAAAACGGAAGGTCTAGATCAACGACCATTGTTAACAGCAAATGAACTTATGAATTTTAAAGAAGGAGAAAGTGCCGTTATTCGTGTCATAAAACGTCAGGATAATAACAGAAAACGGATCAGACCTCGCCCGATTTATAATACGGGGGAAACAGCCTTAAAATACAGATGGGAGTACTTGGGAGTAGAGTTCGATACAGATAAATCTATTTTAGATATAGATATTGATTCTCTACATGATGATGTAAATCCAAAATCACTTATTGTAGATTTTCTAGGAGAGAGAAAAGCAGAACAAATTGAGAAAAAAACGTCAGAACCAGAACAAGTACAAGAACAAGAAGCTTCTTCTCAAATAGAGACACCGCAGCCAGTAGAAGAGCCAACAATGATGGGAATTGATGAAGAGATTCCGGAAGAGGCATTTCAGCAGGAAGATAATCCGTTTGATTCCCTCTCCATTGAAAATTGGAAAGAAAAAACGGTTAACGAATTTTTCGAATCTGATTTAGCGGTTTTAAAACTGGTCGATAAGTTCTTTTTAGCGCAGTTAGGCAAATCATTAGATGAAGTTGAAAATCAAGAAATGGGCGAGTTTTACAGTGAATTTCAAATGTTAGCTCACAATGACCATATCGACAAAAGTGTTTATCAAGCAGTCGAAAACAAGATAAATCGAATCTTGCGTGATTTAGAAGAAAAAGAACAAGTGACAAGTTAG